A DNA window from Armatimonadota bacterium contains the following coding sequences:
- a CDS encoding PIN domain-containing protein, producing MSKVFLDTSYAIALSVPKDPHHARARVLATELSGLPSQMVTTTAVLLEIGDGLAGFGYRNAALVLIDALQGDPDVQIISLTTSLFNRALDLYRSRPDKEWGPYGLRLVRGDAGYGHYGRSRRRPPFRTGWVQRVVA from the coding sequence ATGAGTAAAGTCTTTCTCGATACTTCCTACGCTATCGCGCTTTCCGTTCCGAAGGATCCGCACCACGCCCGGGCACGAGTGCTTGCGACCGAGCTGAGCGGCCTTCCCTCCCAAATGGTCACAACCACAGCGGTCTTGCTCGAGATCGGTGATGGTTTGGCGGGATTCGGTTACCGCAACGCAGCACTCGTTCTCATAGACGCCCTTCAGGGAGATCCGGATGTCCAGATCATATCCCTAACTACCAGCCTCTTCAATCGGGCGCTCGATCTCTACCGTTCACGTCCAGACAAGGAATGGGGGCCTTACGGACTGCGTCTCGTTCGTGGTGATGCAGGATATGGGCATTACGGACGCTCTCGCCGCCGACCGCCATTTCGAACAGGCTGGGTTCAACGCGTTGTTGCGTGA
- a CDS encoding formate--tetrahydrofolate ligase, with the protein MAKGALLMNPYADPSLILSPRPITETAAELGLAPDEIEPYGSRKAKVLLEALEQRRDTPDGRLILVTAITPTPAGEGKTTVSIGLGDALRRIGKKTCIALREPSLGPCFGVKGGATGGGLAQLVPASDINLHFTGDFHAITTAHNLLAAMLDNHLYHGNEAGIDLHSITWKRVIDLSDRSLRDIVIGLGGKANGIPRQSGFDITTASEIMALLCLATSRADLEERLSRVIVANTKTGKPVTAATLEAVGAMSVVLKDALRPNLVQSMEGTPALVHGGPFGNIAHGCNSVLATRLALKTADFVVTEAGFGSDLGAEKFCDIKCRSAGLTPRLAVVVATIRALKLHGGVPLKDITKPKPKAVLAGIPNLEKHCENVRAFGLRPVVAINRFAADTEEEIAALAGWLDSARIDWAPCDVWARGGAGAEELARLVSCVSETEPRFRPVYPLDISIRGKIDTVCRAIYGADGVDFSPTAAGQIKDLEGAGFDRIPICIAKTQYSLSDNPKALGRPDGFRVHVRELKVSAGAGFIVVYAGSILTMPGLPHTPSAVKMRLDPDGTVQGIT; encoded by the coding sequence ATGGCGAAAGGAGCGCTCCTGATGAATCCGTATGCGGATCCTTCATTGATCCTGTCCCCGCGTCCGATCACCGAGACGGCGGCCGAACTGGGCCTGGCGCCGGACGAAATTGAGCCGTACGGCAGCCGGAAGGCTAAAGTGCTGCTGGAGGCGCTGGAGCAACGACGGGACACGCCGGACGGACGCCTGATCCTCGTCACTGCTATCACGCCGACGCCGGCCGGGGAAGGCAAGACAACCGTCTCCATCGGACTGGGGGACGCTCTGCGGCGGATCGGCAAGAAAACGTGCATCGCGCTGCGCGAACCGTCGCTGGGGCCGTGCTTCGGCGTGAAAGGCGGGGCGACCGGAGGCGGGCTCGCTCAACTGGTGCCGGCATCGGACATCAATCTTCATTTCACCGGTGATTTCCACGCCATCACCACTGCGCACAACCTGCTGGCCGCGATGCTGGACAACCATCTGTACCACGGGAACGAAGCCGGCATCGACCTGCACTCCATCACGTGGAAGCGGGTTATCGATCTCTCGGACCGATCGCTTCGGGACATCGTGATCGGCCTGGGCGGCAAAGCGAACGGGATACCGCGACAGTCGGGCTTCGATATTACCACGGCATCGGAGATCATGGCGCTGTTGTGCCTGGCCACGAGCCGGGCGGACCTGGAAGAGCGCCTCTCCCGCGTGATTGTGGCCAACACGAAAACCGGAAAGCCGGTAACCGCGGCAACGCTGGAGGCGGTGGGCGCCATGAGCGTAGTGTTGAAGGACGCGCTAAGGCCCAACCTGGTGCAGAGCATGGAAGGCACGCCCGCGCTGGTGCATGGCGGCCCGTTCGGCAACATCGCCCACGGCTGCAACTCCGTTCTGGCGACGCGTCTGGCCCTGAAGACCGCCGATTTCGTGGTGACCGAAGCAGGATTCGGCAGCGACCTCGGCGCGGAGAAGTTCTGCGATATCAAATGCCGGAGCGCCGGCCTGACGCCGCGCCTGGCCGTGGTCGTAGCCACCATCCGGGCGCTGAAGCTGCATGGCGGCGTGCCGCTGAAAGACATCACGAAGCCGAAGCCCAAGGCTGTCCTGGCCGGCATTCCGAATCTGGAGAAGCACTGCGAAAACGTGCGCGCCTTCGGGCTCAGGCCGGTGGTCGCCATTAACCGGTTCGCGGCCGATACGGAGGAGGAGATCGCGGCACTGGCGGGCTGGCTGGATTCCGCGAGGATAGACTGGGCGCCGTGCGACGTATGGGCGCGCGGAGGCGCGGGCGCCGAGGAACTGGCGCGCCTTGTGAGCTGCGTCAGTGAAACGGAACCGCGATTCCGGCCAGTTTACCCGCTGGACATCTCCATCCGGGGGAAGATCGACACGGTTTGCAGGGCCATTTACGGCGCCGACGGGGTGGATTTCAGCCCCACGGCCGCCGGGCAGATAAAGGACCTGGAGGGGGCGGGCTTCGATCGGATCCCGATCTGCATCGCCAAGACGCAGTACTCGCTTTCTGACAATCCGAAAGCGCTGGGCCGCCCTGATGGTTTCCGCGTCCACGTTCGGGAACTGAAGGTGAGCGCGGGCGCGGGTTTCATCGTTGTGTACGCCGGCAGCATCCTCACGATGCCGGGCCTGCCGCACACCCCATCCGCCGTGAAAATGCGCCTGGACCCGGATGGGACGGTCCAGGGCATCACATAA
- a CDS encoding phytanoyl-CoA dioxygenase family protein — MLTRHQIGFFAENGYLHLKGVIAADELALLRAAADTLATDAQDRLGSAEYLAALERARPDWIEHPDTHYVYADHAGTLNFHRVERMWTRDPIFRYVTMHPIVLDAVGSLLNAEFWPRGGSLVYKMPGHGEAVPWHQDIPYYWRRTIADIPRPRTETFPAPNFTTDFYLDDSYRDRGGLWCVPGSHRRGSIDVDAMVAVHGFNLPGAIPLEAEAGDVLFHHVAVLHGSNTNTSTSLRRTFYQHYMTQAVLEDAYWDWPDLKTDEENEAFWAEAAEGRRAMGL; from the coding sequence ATGCTCACAAGACATCAGATCGGCTTCTTCGCGGAGAACGGATACCTGCACTTGAAGGGCGTCATCGCGGCCGACGAACTGGCTCTGCTTCGCGCAGCGGCGGATACGCTGGCAACCGACGCTCAGGATCGCCTCGGGAGCGCGGAATACTTGGCCGCGCTGGAACGCGCCCGTCCGGACTGGATCGAACACCCGGACACGCATTATGTGTACGCCGACCACGCGGGCACGCTCAATTTCCACCGGGTGGAACGCATGTGGACCCGGGATCCAATCTTCCGCTATGTCACCATGCACCCGATAGTCCTCGACGCTGTGGGGAGCTTGTTGAACGCGGAATTCTGGCCGCGCGGCGGTTCGCTGGTGTACAAGATGCCGGGGCACGGAGAAGCTGTTCCCTGGCACCAGGACATCCCCTACTACTGGCGGCGGACCATCGCGGACATTCCGCGCCCGCGCACGGAAACGTTCCCGGCGCCGAACTTCACCACGGATTTCTATCTGGACGATTCCTACCGCGACCGCGGCGGCCTGTGGTGCGTCCCCGGCTCGCATAGACGGGGAAGCATCGACGTGGATGCCATGGTCGCCGTCCACGGCTTCAACCTGCCGGGCGCGATACCGCTGGAGGCCGAGGCGGGAGACGTGCTGTTCCACCACGTGGCGGTGCTGCACGGATCGAACACAAACACTTCCACAAGCCTGCGGAGAACCTTCTACCAGCACTACATGACGCAGGCCGTTCTGGAGGACGCGTACTGGGATTGGCCGGACCTGAAGACCGATGAGGAGAACGAAGCATTCTGGGCCGAGGCGGCGGAGGGCCGACGCGCGATGGGTCTGTGA
- a CDS encoding Crp/Fnr family transcriptional regulator: MERFGPAVLVPLTPEEVQKALAAHPFVQGMEPAQLKLMSDIVGYEHFDAGKRIFQEGEAADRLYLVICGTVALEVFNLNQGTIPIQTVGAGEVLGSSWFVPPYRWKFDAKAEKPTETLVFNTDLLQEMFAKDNAFGFEFMKRMAMIVDQRITAAKEQLLDMYAYRK; this comes from the coding sequence ATGGAAAGGTTCGGTCCGGCGGTACTGGTGCCACTCACGCCTGAGGAAGTCCAGAAAGCACTCGCGGCACACCCATTTGTGCAGGGAATGGAACCCGCCCAACTCAAATTGATGTCCGACATTGTCGGCTATGAGCATTTTGACGCCGGTAAGCGCATCTTCCAGGAAGGCGAAGCCGCGGACAGGCTCTACCTCGTGATCTGCGGCACCGTTGCCCTGGAGGTTTTCAACCTCAATCAGGGGACTATCCCGATCCAGACCGTTGGCGCCGGCGAAGTCCTCGGCTCCTCCTGGTTTGTCCCCCCGTATCGCTGGAAATTCGACGCCAAGGCTGAGAAACCCACGGAGACTCTCGTCTTCAACACGGATCTTCTCCAGGAAATGTTCGCCAAGGACAACGCCTTCGGATTCGAGTTCATGAAGCGCATGGCTATGATCGTTGACCAGCGCATCACCGCCGCCAAAGAGCAGTTGCTGGATATGTATGCCTATCGCAAATAG
- a CDS encoding MauE/DoxX family redox-associated membrane protein: MKSAVLANRYVALGARWVLGLVFIAFSLGKIIDPATFADSIAAYRILPVAAVNVFALVMAWTEFLVGISLLNGVAYRSGALLAAALNFVFIVAVASAMARGLSIECGCFTVAKETVGWSLLIRDTVFLALAMVVLLNRDPAESAPAN; encoded by the coding sequence GTGAAATCCGCTGTTCTTGCGAACCGCTACGTCGCGCTCGGCGCCCGCTGGGTGCTGGGGCTCGTCTTCATCGCCTTCTCGCTGGGCAAGATCATCGACCCGGCGACGTTTGCCGACAGCATCGCGGCATACCGCATCCTCCCGGTTGCGGCTGTCAACGTGTTTGCGCTGGTGATGGCCTGGACCGAATTTCTGGTGGGTATATCTCTCCTGAACGGTGTGGCTTATCGAAGCGGCGCGCTGTTGGCGGCAGCGTTGAATTTCGTCTTCATCGTGGCGGTGGCCAGCGCGATGGCACGCGGCCTGAGCATAGAATGCGGCTGCTTCACTGTCGCGAAAGAGACGGTCGGCTGGTCGCTCCTTATCCGCGACACCGTCTTCCTGGCGCTGGCGATGGTGGTGCTCCTGAATCGCGACCCCGCCGAATCGGCTCCCGCGAATTAA
- a CDS encoding tryptophanase, with protein MNVKLSTGRVLPIEMHKVRIVQSTSLPPAAQRLEAAREAGFNTFLMRTRDVFIDMLTDSGTNAMSDNQLASMMVADDAYAGGESFYRLEKAVQDVFGLKYCLPVHQGRAAEHLIGKVLVREGTAVAMNYHFTTTKAHFEMGGGEVLELYGKDALDTESCNPFKGNMDLDRLNKVIAERGAEALSFVRMEATTNLIGGQPFSMANLKAVKTICAKHGIPLIIDASLISENAYFIHAREAEYADVSVADIIKEMMSLVDLCYLSGRKSTCVRGGFIATNDSKLYEQLKPWLPVYEGFLTYGGMSSKEIEAMAVGMREMVDINVASSSADLIQYFVDQMVARGVPAVTPAGGLAGHVDARRFLPHIPSLEYPAGALAAAIYLASGVRPMERGTISTDRDAQGNEVASDLELARLAVPRRVYTMSHMDYVVDRLAWLYEHRNLVKGLKFTDEPPVLRFFLGKLTDIDGWAAKLTEAFEADFGKDC; from the coding sequence ATGAACGTTAAGTTGTCCACCGGGCGGGTGCTGCCCATTGAGATGCATAAAGTCCGCATCGTGCAGAGCACCTCCCTTCCCCCTGCTGCCCAGCGCCTGGAAGCGGCGCGAGAGGCCGGTTTCAACACCTTCCTGATGCGCACGCGGGACGTCTTCATCGACATGCTTACCGACAGCGGCACCAACGCGATGAGCGACAACCAATTGGCATCGATGATGGTCGCCGATGACGCCTACGCCGGCGGCGAGTCGTTCTACAGGCTCGAAAAAGCCGTTCAGGACGTGTTCGGCCTGAAGTATTGCCTCCCGGTCCACCAGGGACGCGCCGCCGAGCACCTGATCGGAAAAGTGCTCGTCCGCGAAGGCACCGCAGTTGCGATGAACTACCACTTCACCACCACGAAGGCCCACTTCGAGATGGGTGGCGGCGAAGTTCTGGAACTCTACGGGAAGGACGCGCTGGACACGGAGTCCTGCAACCCGTTCAAGGGCAACATGGACCTGGACCGGCTGAACAAGGTCATCGCGGAGCGCGGCGCCGAGGCCCTCTCCTTCGTGCGGATGGAGGCGACCACCAACCTCATCGGCGGCCAACCGTTCAGCATGGCCAACCTGAAGGCCGTGAAGACCATTTGCGCGAAGCACGGCATACCGCTCATCATCGACGCCAGTCTGATCTCCGAAAACGCCTACTTCATCCACGCCCGCGAAGCCGAGTACGCCGATGTATCGGTCGCGGACATCATCAAAGAGATGATGTCGCTCGTGGATCTCTGCTACCTCTCCGGCCGCAAGAGCACATGTGTGCGCGGCGGCTTCATCGCCACGAACGACTCGAAGCTGTATGAACAGCTCAAGCCGTGGCTGCCCGTGTACGAGGGCTTCCTCACGTATGGCGGCATGTCATCCAAGGAAATCGAGGCGATGGCGGTCGGCATGCGCGAGATGGTGGACATCAACGTGGCCTCCTCCAGCGCGGACCTGATTCAGTACTTCGTGGACCAGATGGTTGCGCGCGGCGTTCCGGCTGTGACCCCCGCCGGCGGCCTCGCCGGCCACGTGGACGCCAGGCGCTTCCTGCCGCACATCCCAAGCCTCGAATACCCTGCCGGCGCGCTTGCCGCTGCGATTTACCTGGCCTCCGGCGTACGTCCGATGGAACGCGGCACGATCTCCACCGACCGTGACGCGCAGGGCAACGAAGTGGCGTCGGATCTGGAATTGGCCCGCCTCGCCGTCCCGCGCCGCGTTTACACGATGAGCCACATGGACTACGTGGTGGACCGCCTGGCCTGGCTGTACGAACACCGCAACCTGGTGAAGGGGCTGAAGTTCACCGATGAGCCGCCGGTGCTCCGGTTCTTCCTCGGCAAGCTCACCGATATTGACGGTTGGGCCGCCAAGCTCACCGAAGCCTTCGAAGCGGACTTCGGCAAGGACTGCTAA
- a CDS encoding DUF1573 domain-containing protein, translating to MRAHLHLLAMLALAAGTGSAVLAAPKIQFDKEILDFGTVLGGAPINASFQFKNVGDTDLAITNVRPGCGCTKAEAKKTKLAPGDSSTIEAVFNSTGYNGPINKSISVTTNDASRPSLALQIKAVISAGAMVKPASISFDNLRINGTKTYTLTVTPANPRTFEITKVVPVGEHVSVPGFRKVETNAGAYWEVYVVVKAGKAASRVMESIKMETSLGPTVPITATVYGNVVQ from the coding sequence ATGAGAGCTCATCTTCACTTGTTGGCGATGCTGGCGCTCGCCGCCGGCACAGGTTCAGCCGTTCTGGCGGCGCCGAAGATCCAGTTTGACAAAGAGATACTCGATTTCGGGACCGTTTTGGGCGGCGCTCCCATCAATGCGTCTTTCCAGTTCAAAAACGTTGGCGATACGGACCTCGCGATCACCAACGTTCGCCCGGGGTGCGGTTGCACCAAGGCAGAGGCGAAGAAGACCAAGCTTGCGCCGGGCGATTCCTCAACCATCGAGGCGGTGTTCAACAGCACGGGGTACAACGGACCCATCAACAAGAGCATCTCGGTGACCACCAACGACGCATCCCGGCCCTCGCTTGCGCTCCAGATCAAGGCAGTCATTTCGGCGGGCGCCATGGTAAAGCCGGCGTCAATCAGTTTCGATAACCTGCGCATTAACGGCACGAAGACCTACACGCTGACGGTGACCCCCGCCAACCCCAGGACCTTCGAAATCACCAAAGTCGTGCCGGTGGGAGAGCACGTTTCCGTGCCGGGTTTCCGCAAAGTGGAGACCAATGCCGGAGCCTACTGGGAGGTCTACGTGGTCGTTAAGGCGGGCAAGGCCGCAAGCCGCGTGATGGAGTCCATTAAGATGGAGACCAGCCTGGGCCCGACCGTTCCGATTACCGCCACGGTCTACGGGAATGTCGTCCAATAG
- a CDS encoding cation diffusion facilitator family transporter: MARRRNKGESGKPLLRSARSYAGLSIGAAVVTFALKFLAYKLTDSVGLLSDAMESVVNLTAAMMAFWMLTVASLPPDKEHTYGHSKAEYFSSGVEAMLILVAAGSIAWAAWGRLAHPQPLEHVWLGLAVSALAAAINGGVATVLYRASLRLNSITLRADGAHLMTDVYTSGGVIVAVTLVQATGWIILDPLIAFLVAVNIIWTGYRLMNDTLHGLLDSALPPRERQLVETVLDQYRERGVDFHAFRSRIAGQRRFISVHVLVPGAWTVQEGHNLVEQIEYQIHTAIPKCTVTTHVEPMEDPIAFADQNLDREQS, encoded by the coding sequence ATGGCCAGACGGCGGAACAAGGGGGAATCCGGTAAGCCGCTGCTGCGGTCGGCGCGCTCCTACGCCGGCCTGTCTATCGGCGCGGCGGTTGTCACCTTCGCGCTGAAATTCCTGGCGTACAAGCTTACCGATTCCGTGGGTCTGTTGTCGGACGCGATGGAGTCCGTGGTGAATCTCACCGCGGCGATGATGGCGTTCTGGATGCTGACCGTTGCCAGTCTGCCACCGGACAAGGAACACACTTACGGGCACTCCAAGGCGGAGTATTTCTCCAGTGGCGTGGAAGCAATGCTGATTCTCGTGGCCGCGGGGAGCATCGCATGGGCCGCCTGGGGACGTTTGGCCCACCCGCAGCCGCTGGAGCATGTATGGCTTGGCCTGGCGGTTTCCGCTCTGGCTGCGGCGATAAATGGTGGCGTGGCAACGGTCCTGTACAGGGCATCCCTGAGGCTGAATTCCATCACGTTGCGCGCCGATGGGGCCCACCTGATGACGGACGTCTACACGTCCGGCGGCGTCATCGTGGCCGTGACGCTCGTTCAGGCGACCGGCTGGATCATCCTTGACCCCCTGATCGCTTTCCTGGTGGCCGTGAACATCATTTGGACCGGCTACCGACTGATGAACGATACACTGCACGGCCTGCTGGACTCGGCGCTCCCGCCCAGGGAACGCCAGCTTGTTGAAACCGTGCTGGACCAGTACAGGGAGCGCGGCGTCGATTTCCACGCATTTCGCAGCCGGATCGCCGGCCAGCGCCGCTTCATCAGTGTGCATGTGCTGGTTCCCGGAGCCTGGACGGTGCAGGAGGGGCACAACCTGGTCGAGCAGATCGAGTACCAGATCCACACGGCCATACCCAAATGTACCGTAACCACTCACGTGGAGCCGATGGAAGACCCGATCGCATTCGCGGACCAGAATCTGGATCGGGAGCAGAGCTGA
- a CDS encoding ACT domain-containing protein has product MSSSARVSEPQDPIPALVDLMVRGRQDIRARHEQGASGIEVTRRLSDLVDRLVVTMFGIAMERVPPPPADDAEITIAATGGYGRRRLAPFSDIDVTFIVSEEDDPWLDGLAKEMFFLITSVFTQVPGLKVGYAYRTFRDIEDLDTQTQTALLDARLVVGDRGLFYRFREELIRFIRPAVFVWSKVEERREALEQYGDSVYLVEPNIKMGAGGLRDLHMAEWLAKATMGTGLEDPWGRLRASGLIQEVDFHAINAGREFMLRLRNALHWLADKPLDALTAERQPAVAAQLGYRDTSLKNAVELLMDDYYRHAATIQRISHKVPAKTTKHPLRLDPALVIKNGHITATDVALMEREPSAPLRILHLAQQFGFPLSPEVEEMIGDEAARNETPLDDPDSRRLFLQIMRHPDGIYPTLRQLADLGVLPRLIPAYGLLLRLLPAEPIHNHTVGEHSLRVVREIERMRDEREPEYALHREVFAGLDRPEVLLLAALLHDVGKVRGAGNHAEVGAQMVRTIGYNLGLDDDGVDLLAFLVRHHDVMTGLARSRDPEQPETAAELITTAATSNYLASLFLLSSADVRTLGSDTWIHVQVDFLARLFIKADVLLTNPNAADATPEKIRSGVSRLQRQLSLRNLDDETVRAFCHNMPASYLLNTDFDQIVRHIQALEKVTTGAVVDFHDERRRPWTVMTVAAPDAPGVLAKIAGVLYAHDVNVHSARVFTRSGGDAIALDELLVDAHNRPLPEVIEAEIARDLCGVLDGVVPLGDVLRRRGKDMGAGTAARSVHIHNDTSETFTVVEVEMADEKGLLFRLAAAMTALRWSIHNARIGTRAGEARDVFYVTDQKGNKIQADDVDLHIALSDGLAAGPTLD; this is encoded by the coding sequence ATGTCTTCTTCCGCACGCGTTTCTGAACCCCAAGACCCTATTCCGGCGCTGGTGGACCTTATGGTCCGCGGGCGGCAGGATATCCGCGCGCGCCACGAACAGGGCGCTTCCGGGATTGAGGTGACGCGGCGCCTCAGTGACCTCGTGGACCGCCTCGTCGTGACGATGTTCGGCATCGCGATGGAGCGGGTCCCGCCTCCTCCGGCGGACGATGCGGAGATCACCATCGCGGCAACGGGCGGCTACGGCCGGCGGCGCCTGGCCCCGTTCAGCGACATCGACGTCACCTTCATCGTTTCTGAGGAGGATGACCCATGGCTCGATGGGCTCGCGAAGGAGATGTTTTTCCTCATCACCAGCGTGTTCACCCAGGTGCCCGGTTTGAAGGTCGGGTACGCTTACCGCACGTTCCGCGATATCGAGGACCTGGACACACAGACGCAGACGGCGCTTCTGGACGCGAGGCTTGTGGTCGGCGATCGGGGGCTGTTCTACCGTTTCCGTGAAGAGTTGATCCGGTTCATCCGGCCCGCAGTCTTTGTATGGAGCAAGGTGGAGGAACGCCGCGAGGCGCTGGAACAGTACGGGGACAGCGTCTACCTGGTTGAGCCGAACATCAAGATGGGCGCGGGAGGCCTGCGCGACCTGCATATGGCGGAGTGGCTCGCAAAAGCCACCATGGGCACCGGTCTCGAGGACCCTTGGGGCCGCTTGAGGGCCAGCGGCCTGATTCAAGAGGTCGATTTCCACGCGATCAATGCGGGCCGCGAGTTCATGCTGCGCCTCAGAAATGCGCTGCACTGGCTGGCAGACAAGCCGCTGGATGCCTTGACCGCGGAACGGCAGCCGGCCGTGGCCGCTCAGTTGGGCTACCGGGACACCAGCCTGAAAAACGCCGTGGAACTGCTGATGGACGACTACTACCGTCACGCCGCCACCATCCAGCGCATCTCCCACAAGGTCCCGGCGAAAACAACGAAACACCCTCTTCGGCTCGACCCGGCGTTGGTCATTAAGAACGGCCATATCACGGCGACCGACGTGGCGCTGATGGAGCGGGAGCCGTCCGCGCCCCTCCGCATCCTTCACCTGGCCCAGCAATTCGGTTTTCCGCTGTCTCCGGAAGTCGAGGAGATGATCGGCGACGAAGCGGCGCGAAATGAGACGCCGCTGGACGATCCGGACTCCCGGAGGCTGTTCCTCCAGATCATGCGCCACCCGGACGGCATCTATCCCACCCTGCGGCAACTTGCGGATCTGGGTGTGCTTCCCCGCCTGATTCCGGCCTACGGTCTCCTCCTCCGGTTGCTGCCGGCGGAGCCGATCCACAACCACACGGTGGGCGAACACAGCCTGCGCGTGGTCCGTGAAATCGAGCGGATGCGGGACGAACGCGAGCCTGAGTACGCGCTGCACCGTGAAGTGTTCGCGGGGCTGGACCGGCCGGAGGTGTTGCTGCTTGCCGCGCTTTTGCACGACGTCGGCAAAGTGCGTGGCGCCGGGAATCACGCCGAGGTTGGCGCCCAAATGGTGCGGACCATCGGTTACAACCTCGGGCTGGACGACGACGGCGTGGATCTGCTGGCGTTCCTGGTGCGCCATCACGATGTCATGACCGGGCTGGCGCGCTCCCGGGACCCCGAACAGCCTGAAACCGCCGCGGAGCTCATCACAACGGCTGCTACCTCCAACTACCTGGCGTCGCTATTCCTCCTCTCGTCCGCCGACGTGCGAACGTTGGGGTCGGACACCTGGATTCACGTGCAGGTGGACTTCCTGGCGCGGCTGTTCATCAAGGCCGACGTTCTGCTCACCAACCCGAACGCCGCGGATGCCACGCCCGAGAAGATACGGAGCGGGGTCAGCCGGTTGCAGCGCCAGTTGAGCCTTCGCAACCTCGACGACGAAACGGTTCGGGCGTTCTGTCACAACATGCCCGCCTCCTATCTCCTCAATACGGACTTCGACCAGATTGTGCGGCACATCCAGGCCCTGGAAAAAGTGACGACCGGTGCGGTGGTGGATTTTCACGATGAGCGCCGCAGGCCCTGGACGGTGATGACGGTTGCCGCGCCGGACGCGCCCGGCGTGCTGGCGAAGATTGCGGGGGTGCTTTACGCGCATGACGTGAACGTTCATTCAGCGCGCGTGTTCACCCGTTCGGGAGGCGACGCGATCGCGTTGGACGAGTTGCTTGTCGATGCGCATAACCGGCCCCTCCCGGAAGTGATCGAGGCGGAGATCGCGCGGGATCTGTGCGGTGTGCTGGACGGCGTCGTCCCACTGGGAGACGTCCTGCGTCGCCGCGGCAAGGATATGGGGGCGGGCACGGCGGCGCGGTCCGTTCATATCCACAATGACACGAGCGAGACGTTCACCGTGGTGGAAGTTGAGATGGCCGATGAGAAGGGGCTGTTGTTCCGGCTCGCGGCGGCGATGACGGCGCTGCGGTGGAGCATACACAACGCCCGCATCGGCACGCGCGCAGGCGAAGCGCGTGACGTATTCTACGTGACCGATCAAAAAGGCAATAAGATTCAGGCGGATGACGTGGACCTGCACATCGCCCTGAGCGATGGGCTGGCGGCCGGGCCGACGCTGGATTAG
- a CDS encoding rhodanese-like domain-containing protein, whose translation MSSNSPGGRSALSRLRRPLAGAALIVVQAAAIGLGANAVNPKGLPWIRVPLRETHRVATAEEVRPSSPVRPAARPVEPAPVAVPAPLKVARPPAATPVPDAIPEPAPATVTVPPPAPIVKAVPVPSSKLAPKPAAKNVAHLSPPVKPSPAAPAAVKHEALFTSLTDAKALFDAKDAVFVDARHQADYEAEHIAGARDLFVDEVGTLYEGALGGVPKNRTIVTYCSDPRCDAAIKLADALVARGHTRVFILLEGIPGWRDAGYPTAKGGTP comes from the coding sequence ATGTCGTCCAATAGCCCAGGCGGCCGGAGCGCTCTGTCACGCTTACGACGGCCCCTGGCTGGCGCGGCGCTGATCGTGGTGCAGGCGGCTGCAATCGGGTTGGGGGCGAACGCCGTCAACCCGAAAGGCCTGCCTTGGATCCGGGTTCCGCTGCGTGAGACGCATCGCGTGGCGACCGCGGAGGAGGTGCGGCCATCATCGCCCGTCCGCCCGGCCGCGCGTCCCGTTGAACCGGCCCCGGTCGCCGTGCCTGCCCCCTTGAAAGTGGCGCGTCCGCCGGCCGCCACCCCGGTTCCCGATGCGATTCCGGAGCCGGCGCCCGCGACGGTCACCGTCCCACCGCCGGCTCCCATCGTGAAGGCGGTCCCCGTGCCATCGAGCAAGCTTGCACCGAAGCCCGCCGCGAAAAATGTGGCGCACCTTTCTCCGCCCGTGAAGCCTTCGCCCGCGGCCCCGGCCGCCGTGAAGCATGAGGCGCTGTTCACCTCGCTGACCGACGCCAAGGCGCTGTTCGACGCGAAGGACGCCGTATTTGTCGATGCGCGGCATCAGGCGGACTACGAGGCGGAGCACATCGCGGGAGCGAGAGACCTTTTCGTGGACGAAGTCGGCACATTGTACGAAGGCGCTCTGGGCGGCGTTCCGAAGAATCGAACCATCGTGACCTACTGCAGCGACCCGCGGTGTGACGCCGCCATCAAGCTGGCCGATGCGCTCGTCGCCCGAGGGCACACGCGCGTGTTCATCCTTCTGGAGGGGATACCGGGCTGGCGTGACGCCGGTTATCCCACCGCGAAGGGGGGTACGCCGTGA